The following are encoded together in the Thermomonas brevis genome:
- a CDS encoding hydroxymethylglutaryl-CoA lyase, with the protein MALPVDVRIVEVGPRDGLQNEKTDIGTANKIALIDRLSKTGLRSIEATAFVSPKWVPQMADAAEVMAGIARAPGVSYPVLVPNEAGYERARAAGAEEVAVFTAASEAFNLKNTNAGIDESLRRFAPVLARAKADGVKVRGYVSTVLGCPYQGEVPLTEVVRVARALHEMGCYEISLGDTIGVGTPGKARAMLKAVAGEVPMAALAIHFHDTWGQALANALACLEEGVAVVDSAVSGAGGCPYAKGASGNVASEDVVYMLHGLGIRTGIDLDLLADTGRWLAALLGRDTGSKAGKALGAR; encoded by the coding sequence ATGGCCCTGCCCGTTGACGTGCGCATCGTCGAAGTCGGCCCGCGCGACGGCCTGCAGAACGAGAAGACCGACATCGGCACCGCCAACAAGATCGCGCTGATCGACCGGCTGTCGAAGACCGGCCTGCGCAGCATCGAGGCCACCGCCTTCGTCAGTCCGAAGTGGGTGCCGCAGATGGCCGACGCCGCCGAGGTGATGGCCGGCATCGCCCGCGCGCCCGGCGTGTCCTACCCGGTGCTGGTGCCGAACGAGGCCGGCTACGAGCGCGCCCGCGCGGCCGGCGCGGAGGAAGTGGCGGTGTTCACCGCCGCCTCCGAGGCGTTCAACCTGAAGAACACCAACGCCGGCATCGACGAATCGCTGCGCCGCTTCGCGCCGGTGCTGGCGCGGGCGAAGGCGGACGGGGTGAAGGTGCGCGGCTACGTCTCCACCGTGCTCGGCTGCCCCTACCAGGGCGAGGTACCGTTGACCGAGGTGGTGCGCGTGGCGCGTGCGCTGCACGAAATGGGCTGCTACGAAATCTCGCTGGGCGACACCATCGGCGTCGGCACGCCCGGCAAGGCGCGGGCGATGCTGAAGGCCGTCGCCGGCGAAGTTCCGATGGCCGCGCTCGCCATCCATTTCCACGACACCTGGGGCCAGGCGCTGGCCAACGCGCTGGCCTGCCTCGAAGAAGGCGTCGCCGTGGTCGACAGCGCCGTGTCCGGCGCGGGCGGCTGCCCGTACGCGAAGGGCGCCAGCGGCAACGTCGCCAGCGAGGACGTGGTGTACATGCTGCACGGCCTCGGCATCCGCACCGGCATCGACCTCGACCTGCTGGCCGACACCGGCCGCTGGCTGGCCGCCCTGCTGGGCCGCGACACCGGCAGCAAGGCCGGCAAAGCGCTGGGCGCACGATGA
- a CDS encoding acetyl/propionyl/methylcrotonyl-CoA carboxylase subunit alpha, with protein sequence MFQKILIANRGEIACRVIRTARRLGIRTVAVFSEADGDAQHVRLADEAHCIGGPRPQDSYLRGDAILDVAKKTGAQAIHPGYGFLSENADFADAVQAAGIAFIGPAGSSMRKMGSKAGAKDLMAAAGVPVVPGYTGEDQSPELLQREADRIGYPLMIKAAHGGGGKGMRIVREAGEFGANLQSCQREAASAFGRDRVLLERYIEHPRHIEIQIFGDGFGAAIHLGERECSAQRRYQKVLEESPSPFLTPELRAAMGAAAVQAAHAIDYANAGTVEFIVGQDGGFYFMEINTRLQVEHPVTEEVTGLDLVEWQLRIAAGEQLPLRQEDIAQHGHAIEVRLYAEDPDAGFLPGSGTLKTLRLPAPSRHVRLDSGVVEGDTVTIFYDPMIAKLIVWDEDRPRALARLREALAGCAISGPKSNVAFLERLVRHPAIVEASIDTGYLDRHLDEFLAPSAIDPSLLLAAATAQLLAQESDARAAAAHGSDPTSPWADADGWRLGHAGARRLAFAHGDASIELLAHGHGGDYRIERDGQTHTIAGARLADGALSVRIDGAMRRFLAAVSADEVLVHDGDRRLRLQPEPLYRRQSAGSDAAEHRIRAPMPGRVVLVQARPGDALDAGDVVLVLEAMKMELALKAPRAGTLAELRAHAGDFVEADAVLATLEQ encoded by the coding sequence ATGTTCCAGAAGATCCTGATCGCCAACCGCGGCGAGATCGCCTGCCGCGTCATCCGCACCGCGCGCCGGCTCGGCATCCGCACCGTCGCCGTGTTTTCCGAGGCCGACGGCGACGCCCAGCACGTGCGGCTGGCCGACGAGGCGCACTGCATCGGCGGCCCGCGCCCGCAGGACAGCTACCTGCGCGGCGACGCCATCCTCGACGTCGCGAAGAAGACCGGCGCGCAGGCGATCCATCCCGGCTACGGCTTCCTGTCCGAGAACGCCGACTTCGCCGACGCCGTGCAGGCCGCCGGCATTGCCTTCATCGGCCCGGCAGGCAGCTCGATGCGCAAGATGGGCAGCAAGGCCGGCGCCAAGGACCTGATGGCCGCCGCCGGCGTGCCGGTGGTGCCGGGCTACACCGGCGAGGACCAGTCGCCCGAGTTGCTGCAGCGCGAAGCCGACCGCATCGGCTACCCGCTGATGATCAAGGCCGCGCACGGCGGCGGCGGCAAGGGCATGCGCATCGTGCGCGAGGCCGGCGAGTTCGGGGCGAACCTGCAAAGCTGCCAGCGCGAGGCCGCCAGCGCCTTCGGCCGCGACCGCGTGCTTCTGGAACGCTACATCGAGCATCCGCGCCACATCGAGATCCAGATCTTCGGCGACGGCTTCGGTGCCGCCATCCATCTCGGCGAGCGCGAATGCTCGGCGCAGCGGCGCTACCAGAAAGTGCTGGAGGAATCGCCCTCGCCCTTCCTCACCCCCGAGCTGCGCGCGGCGATGGGCGCGGCGGCGGTGCAGGCGGCGCACGCGATCGACTACGCCAACGCCGGCACGGTGGAATTCATCGTCGGGCAGGACGGCGGCTTTTACTTCATGGAGATCAACACGCGACTGCAGGTCGAGCATCCGGTCACCGAGGAAGTCACCGGCCTGGACCTGGTCGAATGGCAGCTGCGCATCGCCGCCGGCGAGCAGTTGCCGCTGCGGCAGGAAGACATCGCTCAGCACGGCCACGCCATCGAGGTGCGGCTGTACGCGGAAGACCCGGACGCCGGTTTCCTACCCGGCTCCGGCACGCTGAAGACGCTGCGCCTGCCGGCGCCGTCGCGGCACGTGCGGCTCGATTCCGGCGTGGTCGAAGGCGACACCGTCACCATTTTCTACGACCCGATGATCGCCAAGCTGATCGTCTGGGACGAAGACCGCCCGCGCGCGCTGGCGCGGCTGCGCGAAGCGCTGGCCGGCTGCGCGATCAGCGGGCCGAAGTCCAACGTCGCCTTCCTCGAACGGCTGGTGCGGCATCCCGCCATCGTCGAGGCGAGCATCGACACCGGCTACCTCGACCGCCATCTCGACGAATTCCTCGCGCCCTCCGCCATCGATCCATCCCTGCTGCTGGCCGCCGCCACCGCGCAGTTGCTGGCGCAGGAATCCGACGCGCGCGCCGCTGCCGCGCATGGCAGCGATCCCACCTCGCCCTGGGCCGACGCCGACGGCTGGCGGCTGGGCCACGCCGGCGCGCGCCGGCTCGCCTTCGCCCACGGCGACGCCAGCATCGAACTGCTGGCGCACGGCCACGGCGGCGACTACCGCATCGAACGCGACGGCCAGACCCACACCATCGCCGGAGCCCGTCTCGCCGACGGCGCGCTGAGCGTTCGCATCGACGGCGCCATGCGCCGCTTCCTCGCCGCCGTGTCCGCCGACGAAGTGCTGGTGCACGACGGCGACCGGCGCCTGCGCCTGCAACCGGAACCGCTGTACCGCCGCCAGTCCGCCGGCAGCGATGCCGCCGAACACCGCATCCGCGCGCCGATGCCGGGCCGCGTGGTGCTGGTGCAGGCCAGGCCCGGCGACGCGCTGGACGCGGGCGACGTGGTGCTGGTGCTGGAGGCGATGAAGATGGAGCTGGCGCTGAAGGCCCCGCGCGCCGGCACCCTCGCCGAACTGCGCGCGCATGCCGGCGATTTCGTCGAGGCCGACGCCGTCCTCGCCACGCTGGAGCAATGA
- a CDS encoding VOC family protein produces the protein MLDHVGIPVSDYARSLAFYTQALAPLGIGLVMEVTPEMTGNGSAAGFGSDGNPYFWFGDDGAPGEHTHVAFAADSRARVDAFHAAALAAGGRDNGTPGLRPHYHANYYGAFVLDPDGHNIEAVCHLPDASA, from the coding sequence ATGCTCGACCACGTAGGCATCCCCGTTTCCGATTACGCACGCAGCCTCGCGTTCTACACGCAGGCCCTGGCGCCGCTGGGCATCGGCCTGGTGATGGAGGTCACGCCGGAGATGACCGGCAACGGCAGCGCCGCCGGCTTCGGCAGCGACGGCAATCCGTACTTCTGGTTCGGCGACGACGGCGCGCCGGGCGAGCATACCCACGTCGCCTTCGCCGCCGACAGCCGCGCCAGGGTCGACGCCTTCCACGCCGCCGCGCTGGCCGCGGGCGGGCGCGACAACGGCACGCCCGGCCTGCGCCCGCATTACCACGCCAATTACTACGGCGCCTTCGTGCTGGACCCGGACGGGCACAACATCGAAGCCGTCTGCCACCTGCCGGACGCCAGCGCCTGA
- a CDS encoding enoyl-CoA hydratase-related protein, whose amino-acid sequence MSASLQLHRDGAVARLRMTRAQVHNAFDAGLIAGLTAALDEVAADASIRVLVLEADGPSFSAGADLNWMRGMAAASEAENREDSLALARLMRTLDELPKPTIARVQGAAFGGGVGLVACCDIAIGVPQAKFGLTESKLGLLPAVISPYVVDAIGPRNARRYFATAEIFDAAEALRIGLLHEVVDTDALDAAVQRQIGFLLKAGPVASAAAKRLVRDVRAHADGARHDADNAALIARLRVSPEGQEGLSAFLDKRKPGWHPHDGTTE is encoded by the coding sequence ATGAGCGCCTCCCTGCAACTGCACCGCGACGGCGCCGTCGCCCGCCTGCGGATGACCCGCGCGCAGGTGCACAACGCCTTCGACGCCGGCCTGATCGCCGGCCTGACCGCGGCGCTGGACGAGGTGGCGGCGGACGCGTCGATCCGCGTGTTGGTGCTGGAAGCCGATGGCCCGTCGTTCTCCGCCGGCGCCGACCTCAACTGGATGCGCGGCATGGCCGCCGCCAGCGAGGCCGAGAACCGCGAGGACAGCCTCGCCCTCGCCCGCCTGATGCGCACGCTGGACGAGCTGCCCAAGCCGACCATCGCCCGCGTGCAGGGCGCGGCGTTCGGCGGCGGCGTGGGGCTGGTGGCCTGCTGCGACATCGCCATCGGCGTGCCGCAGGCGAAGTTCGGCCTGACCGAAAGCAAGCTGGGTCTGCTACCGGCGGTGATCTCGCCCTACGTCGTCGATGCCATCGGCCCGCGCAACGCGCGCCGCTACTTCGCCACCGCCGAAATCTTCGACGCCGCCGAGGCGCTGCGCATCGGCCTGCTGCATGAGGTGGTCGACACCGACGCGCTGGACGCCGCCGTGCAGCGGCAGATCGGCTTCCTGCTCAAGGCCGGGCCGGTTGCGTCGGCCGCCGCCAAGCGGCTGGTGCGCGATGTCCGCGCACACGCCGACGGCGCGAGGCACGACGCCGACAACGCCGCGCTGATCGCCCGCCTGCGCGTCTCGCCGGAGGGCCAGGAAGGGTTGTCAGCCTTCCTCGACAAGCGCAAGCCGGGCTGGCATCCCCACGACGGAACCACGGAGTAA
- a CDS encoding FeoA family protein, with protein MRLSELPKRRPAVVDIVEEHMPNDAVARRLRELGFVAGEDVEVVAAGPLGAEPLLVQVGFTRFALRRAEAARVRLRADGSAA; from the coding sequence ATGCGATTGAGCGAACTTCCCAAACGCCGGCCGGCCGTCGTCGACATCGTCGAGGAACACATGCCGAACGACGCGGTCGCGCGCCGCCTGCGCGAGCTGGGCTTCGTCGCCGGCGAGGACGTCGAAGTGGTGGCCGCCGGCCCGCTGGGCGCCGAGCCGCTGCTGGTGCAGGTGGGCTTCACCCGCTTCGCGCTGCGCCGCGCCGAGGCCGCGCGGGTGCGCCTGCGCGCGGACGGGAGCGCGGCATGA
- the feoB gene encoding ferrous iron transporter B codes for MSDAAALSRIALVGNPNCGKTALFNLLTGSRQKVANYAGVTVERKEGRLTAPSGRNYAVLDLPGAYSLNAASLDEAVTRDLIRGFYPGEPAPDLLLCVVDATNLRLHLRFVLELRALGRPMIVALNMMDAARKRGIAIDVDALQRELGVPVVETVAVRRNGAHALLERLETLGGAAPDAHAPLSDDALHGEVRRLLALAVAMPRRTAAIDDALDRWLLHPLFGLVALGVVMFLIFQAVYAWATPMMDGIEAATAWFGELVGGALPDGPLRSLLVDGVIAGIGGVIVFLPQILVLFAFILALEESGYLPRAAFLLDRMMAAAGLSGRSFIPLLSSFACAVPGIMSTRSIQDPRDRLATILVAPLMTCSARLPVYTLLIGAFVPQKKIGWFNQQGLVLFGLYAAGILSALAVAWTMKLWRRDKSEHPLLLELPSYRIPHLRDVGIGLWERAMIFLKRVGGIILALTILLWFLLSFPGAPIDATGPAIDYSFAGRIGTWMTAVFAPIGFNWQICIALIPGMAAREVVVSSLATVYALSAANDDAAVQALTPIIQGQWTLATALSLLVWFIYAPQCISTLATIKRETHSWKQTAFAAGYLFALAYLASLLTYRIALAFGAG; via the coding sequence ATGAGCGACGCCGCCGCGCTTTCGCGCATCGCCCTGGTCGGCAACCCCAACTGCGGCAAGACCGCGCTGTTCAACCTGCTCACGGGCAGCCGCCAGAAGGTCGCCAACTACGCCGGCGTCACCGTGGAGCGCAAGGAAGGCCGGCTGACCGCGCCGTCCGGGCGCAACTACGCGGTGCTGGACCTGCCGGGTGCGTACAGCCTCAACGCCGCCAGCCTGGACGAGGCGGTGACGCGCGACCTGATCCGCGGCTTCTATCCGGGCGAGCCCGCGCCCGACCTGCTGCTGTGCGTGGTCGACGCCACCAATCTGCGCCTGCACCTGCGCTTCGTGCTGGAGCTGCGCGCGCTGGGGCGGCCGATGATCGTCGCGCTCAACATGATGGACGCCGCCCGCAAGCGCGGCATCGCTATCGACGTGGACGCGTTGCAGCGCGAACTCGGCGTGCCGGTGGTGGAAACCGTGGCGGTGCGGCGCAACGGCGCGCACGCGCTGCTGGAGCGGCTGGAAACGCTGGGCGGCGCGGCGCCGGACGCGCACGCGCCGCTGTCCGACGACGCCCTGCACGGGGAAGTGCGCCGCCTGCTGGCGCTGGCGGTGGCGATGCCGCGCCGCACCGCCGCCATCGACGACGCGCTGGACCGCTGGCTGCTGCATCCGTTGTTCGGCCTGGTGGCGCTGGGCGTGGTGATGTTCCTGATCTTCCAGGCGGTGTACGCCTGGGCGACGCCGATGATGGACGGCATCGAGGCCGCCACCGCGTGGTTCGGCGAACTGGTCGGCGGCGCGCTGCCGGACGGCCCGCTGCGCAGCCTCCTGGTGGACGGCGTGATCGCCGGCATCGGCGGCGTGATCGTGTTCCTGCCGCAGATCCTGGTGCTGTTCGCCTTCATCCTCGCGCTGGAGGAGTCCGGCTATCTGCCGCGCGCCGCCTTCCTGCTGGACCGGATGATGGCGGCGGCGGGGCTGTCCGGGCGCAGCTTCATCCCGCTGTTGTCCAGCTTCGCCTGCGCGGTGCCGGGGATCATGTCCACGCGTTCCATCCAGGATCCGCGCGACCGCCTCGCCACCATCCTGGTCGCGCCGCTGATGACCTGCTCGGCGCGGCTGCCGGTGTACACGCTGCTGATCGGTGCGTTCGTCCCGCAGAAGAAGATCGGCTGGTTCAACCAGCAGGGGCTGGTGCTGTTCGGCCTGTACGCGGCCGGCATCCTCAGCGCGCTGGCGGTGGCGTGGACGATGAAGCTGTGGCGGCGCGACAAGAGCGAGCACCCGCTGCTGCTGGAGCTGCCGTCCTACCGCATCCCGCACCTGCGCGATGTCGGGATCGGGCTGTGGGAGCGGGCGATGATCTTCCTCAAGCGCGTCGGCGGCATCATCCTGGCGCTGACCATCCTGCTGTGGTTCCTGCTCAGCTTCCCCGGCGCGCCGATCGATGCCACCGGGCCGGCCATCGACTACAGCTTCGCCGGCCGCATCGGCACCTGGATGACCGCGGTGTTCGCGCCGATCGGCTTCAACTGGCAGATCTGCATCGCGCTGATCCCGGGCATGGCCGCGCGCGAGGTGGTGGTGTCCTCGCTGGCGACGGTGTACGCGCTGTCGGCGGCCAACGACGATGCCGCCGTGCAGGCGCTGACGCCGATCATCCAGGGCCAGTGGACGCTGGCGACCGCGCTGTCGCTGCTGGTGTGGTTCATCTACGCGCCGCAGTGCATCTCCACGCTGGCGACGATCAAGCGCGAGACGCATTCGTGGAAGCAGACCGCGTTCGCGGCCGGCTACCTGTTCGCGCTGGCCTACCTGGCGTCGCTGCTCACCTACCGCATCGCGCTGGCGTTCGGGGCGGGCTGA
- a CDS encoding DUF6587 family protein, which produces MDASLLLQYLIVALAVLVSAAVVMRKQFPNATRKLRIALALPLLREGRPAWLRALARKIAPPGQGGGKDCGGCNGCG; this is translated from the coding sequence ATGGACGCCTCGCTGCTGCTGCAATACCTGATCGTCGCGCTGGCGGTGCTGGTCAGCGCGGCGGTGGTGATGCGCAAGCAGTTCCCGAACGCGACGCGGAAGCTGCGCATCGCGCTGGCGCTGCCGCTGCTGCGCGAAGGCCGGCCGGCCTGGCTGCGCGCGCTGGCGCGGAAGATCGCGCCGCCGGGGCAGGGCGGCGGCAAGGACTGCGGCGGCTGCAACGGCTGCGGCTGA
- a CDS encoding bactofilin family protein gives MAIWKDPAPAAKASEPARFDLASPEPPVATATEPASAPAAPTPIRAVETPARESVIAADLAIEGKIEGAGHVRIAGKFKGDIKVQGNLTIDQGAKVSGGVSASKVTLAGELEGNIASAQQVELLQSGAINGDLKAGSLTVAAGSRIRGHVECGWGKDDKPAKTESGSAA, from the coding sequence ATGGCCATCTGGAAAGACCCCGCCCCGGCCGCCAAGGCCAGCGAGCCCGCCCGCTTCGACCTCGCCTCGCCCGAACCGCCGGTCGCGACGGCCACGGAACCCGCATCGGCGCCCGCCGCTCCCACGCCGATCCGCGCGGTGGAAACCCCGGCGCGCGAGTCGGTGATCGCCGCCGACCTCGCCATCGAGGGCAAGATCGAAGGCGCCGGCCACGTCCGCATCGCCGGCAAGTTCAAGGGCGACATCAAGGTGCAGGGCAACCTGACCATCGACCAGGGCGCCAAGGTGTCCGGCGGCGTGTCGGCCAGCAAGGTGACGCTGGCCGGCGAGCTGGAAGGCAACATCGCCAGCGCGCAGCAGGTGGAACTGCTGCAGAGTGGCGCGATCAACGGCGACCTCAAGGCCGGCAGCCTGACCGTCGCCGCCGGCAGCCGCATCCGCGGCCACGTCGAATGCGGCTGGGGCAAGGACGACAAGCCGGCGAAGACGGAGAGCGGCAGCGCCGCATGA
- a CDS encoding O-methyltransferase, which produces MNTLLSPPLSTLLPRLFDEADATQETLERDFDQLSPDQRQALLRGEDWRALYERAKDAHLAVSRETGRLLYLLARASNARTVVEFGTSFGVSTLHLAAALRDNGGGRLIGSEFEPGKVARARANVAAAGLDDLVEIRAGDALETLARDLPEAIDLVLLDGAKALYSPVLDLLEPHLRPGALIVADNADMAPDYLARIRGGNGYLSLPFDADVELSLRL; this is translated from the coding sequence ATGAATACCCTTCTTTCCCCCCCGCTTTCGACCCTGCTGCCCCGCCTGTTCGACGAAGCCGACGCCACCCAGGAAACGCTGGAGCGCGACTTCGACCAGCTGTCGCCGGACCAGCGCCAGGCGCTGCTGCGCGGCGAGGACTGGCGCGCGCTGTACGAACGCGCCAAGGACGCCCATCTCGCCGTCTCGCGCGAGACCGGCCGCCTGCTCTACCTGCTCGCCCGCGCCAGCAACGCCCGCACGGTGGTGGAATTCGGCACCTCGTTCGGCGTGTCCACGCTGCATCTGGCCGCCGCGCTGCGCGACAACGGCGGCGGCCGGCTGATCGGCAGCGAGTTCGAGCCCGGCAAGGTGGCGCGGGCGCGCGCGAACGTGGCCGCCGCGGGTCTGGACGACCTGGTCGAGATCCGCGCGGGCGATGCGCTGGAAACGCTGGCGCGCGATCTGCCGGAAGCCATCGATCTGGTGCTGCTCGACGGCGCCAAGGCGCTGTATTCGCCCGTGCTCGACCTGCTCGAACCGCACCTGCGCCCCGGCGCGCTGATCGTCGCCGACAACGCGGACATGGCGCCGGACTACCTTGCGCGCATCCGCGGCGGGAACGGCTATCTCAGCCTGCCGTTCGATGCGGACGTGGAGCTTTCGCTCAGGCTGTGA